The following proteins are encoded in a genomic region of Sparus aurata chromosome 23, fSpaAur1.1, whole genome shotgun sequence:
- the LOC115575596 gene encoding uncharacterized protein LOC115575596 translates to MHVDILYNILQKRTTDSLKTRQALENFSCSIPELKDKLTTDDNQPHPDADTAAAAATPRRARRSDNVSVATQCCDIMIEQSKARFEKARHLVSFQLIDPELFPLFKNTFPQKQLDIACEHYPMLCREKLKGELMVMYSSVEFADLTSAMSLLRMLTENNLQSTFSETLKLTQIAITTPMTSAESERCFSTLKRIKSFLRSTMGQDRLNALAMLSIEREFIQKSADFNDMVINLFASQKGRRCELLFK, encoded by the coding sequence ATGCATGTAGATATTCTCTACAACATTCTTCAGAAACGGACCACAGATTCTCTCAAAACGAGACAGGCCCTGGAGAATTTTTCGTGCTCCATACCGGAGCTGAAGGACAAGCTGACCACAGACGACAATCAGCCGCATCCAGATGCGGACACTGCCGCAGCCGCTGCAACGCCGCGCAGGGCGCGGCGCTCTGACAATGTGTCAGTAGCCACACAGTGCTGTGACATAATGATTGAGCAGTCAAAGGCTCGCTTTGAGAAAGCCAGGCACTTGGTGTCTTTCCAACTGATTGACCCTGAACTCTTTCCGCTGTTTAAGAACACTTTCCCGCAGAAGCAGCTGGACATTGCATGTGAACATTACCCGATGCTCTGCAGGGAGAAACTGAAAGGTGAGCTGATGGTGATGTACAGCAGTGTGGAGTTTGCAGACCTAACGTCCGCCATGTCACTGTTGAGGATGCTGACTGAAAACAATCTTCAGAGCACTTTTtctgaaacactgaaattaaCGCAAATCGCCATCACAACCCCTATGACATCTGCAGAGTCAGAGAGGTGTTTCAGTACACTGAAGAGGATCAAATCCTTTCTCAGAAGCACAATGGGACAGGACAGGCTAAACGCACTGGCTATGCTGTCCATTGAGCGGGAATTCATCCAAAAATCAGCGGACTTTAATGACATGGTGATTAACCTGTTTGCCTCACAGAAAGGCCGTCGATGTGAGCTGCTTTTTAAATAA
- the yipf2 gene encoding protein YIPF2 isoform X1 encodes MPLDWCQMSRQLRKTGVSKFEEAAELLSVDPGASTLSMSASNTTTVAAGEGRGGGEEVKLDLSEDEEGQEESSELLGGQKAAGGFWTFEYYQSFFNVDTVQVLDRVKGSVMPLPGRNFIKHHLRSNPDLYGPFWICVTLVFSVAISGNLSVFLSQMGNPSFHYRPQFHRVTIAAVVIFLYAWLVPIGLWGFLTWRQGAERQIGGYSFLETVCVYGYSLFIYIPTSVLWIIPLEWVRWTLILIAMLISGSVLVLTFWPVVRDDTKVMAVATVAMIVVLHTLLAIGCKMYFFQIAVHSPTPAPTAPPAHITLATQPH; translated from the exons AGTTTGAGGAAGCAGCAGAGCTGTTGTCTGTAGACCCAGGGGCCTCCACTCTCAGCATGTCTGCCTCAAACACTACTACTGTAGcagcaggagaaggaagaggaggaggagaggaggtgaaacTAGACCTctcagaggatgaggagggtcAGGAGGAGAGCTCTGAG CTGTTAGGAGGACAGAAAGCAGCTGGTGGCTTCTGGACCTTTGAGTACTATCAGTCTTTCTTCAATGTGGACACAGTGCAG GTACTGGACAGAGTGAAGGGGTCGGTGATGCCATTACCTGGAAGAAATTTTATCAAACACCACCTTAGGAGTAACCCAGATCTATATG gtCCATTCTGGATCTGTGTCACACTGGTTTTCTCAGTCGCCATCAGTGGGAACTTGTCTGTCTTCCTCAGTCAGATGGGAAACCCTTCGTTCCACTACAGGCCACAGTTCCACAGAG TGACAATAGCTGCAGTCGTTATCTTCTTGTATGCCTGGCTGGTGCCCATTGGCTTATGGGGATTCCTGACTTGGCGGCAAGGGGCTGAGAGGCAGATTGGAGGCTATTCCTTCCTGGAGACTGTTTGTGTCTACGGCTACTCCCTCTTCATCTATATTCCCACCTCG GTTTTGTGGATCATTCCATTGGAGTGGGTGCGCTGGACACTAATCCTGATTGCCATGCTGATTTCCGGTTCAGTCCTGGTGCTCACCTTCTGGCCCGTTGTCCGTGACGACACCAAGGTGATGGCCGTGGCTACTGTTGCAATGATAGTAGTTTTGCACACGCTGCTGGCTATTGGCTGTAAG ATGTACTTTTTCCAGATAGCAGTCCATTCACCAACTCCAGCTCCAACAGCCCCCCCAGCTCACATTACACTGGCCACCCAGCCTCACTGA
- the yipf2 gene encoding protein YIPF2 isoform X2, giving the protein MASPNDLQFQEFEEAAELLSVDPGASTLSMSASNTTTVAAGEGRGGGEEVKLDLSEDEEGQEESSELLGGQKAAGGFWTFEYYQSFFNVDTVQVLDRVKGSVMPLPGRNFIKHHLRSNPDLYGPFWICVTLVFSVAISGNLSVFLSQMGNPSFHYRPQFHRVTIAAVVIFLYAWLVPIGLWGFLTWRQGAERQIGGYSFLETVCVYGYSLFIYIPTSVLWIIPLEWVRWTLILIAMLISGSVLVLTFWPVVRDDTKVMAVATVAMIVVLHTLLAIGCKMYFFQIAVHSPTPAPTAPPAHITLATQPH; this is encoded by the exons AGTTTGAGGAAGCAGCAGAGCTGTTGTCTGTAGACCCAGGGGCCTCCACTCTCAGCATGTCTGCCTCAAACACTACTACTGTAGcagcaggagaaggaagaggaggaggagaggaggtgaaacTAGACCTctcagaggatgaggagggtcAGGAGGAGAGCTCTGAG CTGTTAGGAGGACAGAAAGCAGCTGGTGGCTTCTGGACCTTTGAGTACTATCAGTCTTTCTTCAATGTGGACACAGTGCAG GTACTGGACAGAGTGAAGGGGTCGGTGATGCCATTACCTGGAAGAAATTTTATCAAACACCACCTTAGGAGTAACCCAGATCTATATG gtCCATTCTGGATCTGTGTCACACTGGTTTTCTCAGTCGCCATCAGTGGGAACTTGTCTGTCTTCCTCAGTCAGATGGGAAACCCTTCGTTCCACTACAGGCCACAGTTCCACAGAG TGACAATAGCTGCAGTCGTTATCTTCTTGTATGCCTGGCTGGTGCCCATTGGCTTATGGGGATTCCTGACTTGGCGGCAAGGGGCTGAGAGGCAGATTGGAGGCTATTCCTTCCTGGAGACTGTTTGTGTCTACGGCTACTCCCTCTTCATCTATATTCCCACCTCG GTTTTGTGGATCATTCCATTGGAGTGGGTGCGCTGGACACTAATCCTGATTGCCATGCTGATTTCCGGTTCAGTCCTGGTGCTCACCTTCTGGCCCGTTGTCCGTGACGACACCAAGGTGATGGCCGTGGCTACTGTTGCAATGATAGTAGTTTTGCACACGCTGCTGGCTATTGGCTGTAAG ATGTACTTTTTCCAGATAGCAGTCCATTCACCAACTCCAGCTCCAACAGCCCCCCCAGCTCACATTACACTGGCCACCCAGCCTCACTGA
- the yipf2 gene encoding protein YIPF2 isoform X3 — MSASNTTTVAAGEGRGGGEEVKLDLSEDEEGQEESSELLGGQKAAGGFWTFEYYQSFFNVDTVQVLDRVKGSVMPLPGRNFIKHHLRSNPDLYGPFWICVTLVFSVAISGNLSVFLSQMGNPSFHYRPQFHRVTIAAVVIFLYAWLVPIGLWGFLTWRQGAERQIGGYSFLETVCVYGYSLFIYIPTSVLWIIPLEWVRWTLILIAMLISGSVLVLTFWPVVRDDTKVMAVATVAMIVVLHTLLAIGCKMYFFQIAVHSPTPAPTAPPAHITLATQPH; from the exons ATGTCTGCCTCAAACACTACTACTGTAGcagcaggagaaggaagaggaggaggagaggaggtgaaacTAGACCTctcagaggatgaggagggtcAGGAGGAGAGCTCTGAG CTGTTAGGAGGACAGAAAGCAGCTGGTGGCTTCTGGACCTTTGAGTACTATCAGTCTTTCTTCAATGTGGACACAGTGCAG GTACTGGACAGAGTGAAGGGGTCGGTGATGCCATTACCTGGAAGAAATTTTATCAAACACCACCTTAGGAGTAACCCAGATCTATATG gtCCATTCTGGATCTGTGTCACACTGGTTTTCTCAGTCGCCATCAGTGGGAACTTGTCTGTCTTCCTCAGTCAGATGGGAAACCCTTCGTTCCACTACAGGCCACAGTTCCACAGAG TGACAATAGCTGCAGTCGTTATCTTCTTGTATGCCTGGCTGGTGCCCATTGGCTTATGGGGATTCCTGACTTGGCGGCAAGGGGCTGAGAGGCAGATTGGAGGCTATTCCTTCCTGGAGACTGTTTGTGTCTACGGCTACTCCCTCTTCATCTATATTCCCACCTCG GTTTTGTGGATCATTCCATTGGAGTGGGTGCGCTGGACACTAATCCTGATTGCCATGCTGATTTCCGGTTCAGTCCTGGTGCTCACCTTCTGGCCCGTTGTCCGTGACGACACCAAGGTGATGGCCGTGGCTACTGTTGCAATGATAGTAGTTTTGCACACGCTGCTGGCTATTGGCTGTAAG ATGTACTTTTTCCAGATAGCAGTCCATTCACCAACTCCAGCTCCAACAGCCCCCCCAGCTCACATTACACTGGCCACCCAGCCTCACTGA